One segment of Prionailurus bengalensis isolate Pbe53 chromosome E3, Fcat_Pben_1.1_paternal_pri, whole genome shotgun sequence DNA contains the following:
- the RHOT2 gene encoding mitochondrial Rho GTPase 2 isoform X2, translated as MKRDVRILLLGEAQVGKTSLILSLVGEEFPAEVPPRAEEITIPADVTPEKVPTHIVDYSEAEQTAEELQEEIDKANVVCVVYDVSEEATIEKIRTKWIPLVNGGTERGPRVPIILVGNKSDLRAGSSMEAVLPIMSQFPEIETCVECSAKNLRNISELFYYAQKAVLHPTAPLYDPEAKQLRPACVQALTRIFRLSDQDLDQALSDEELNAFQKSCFGHPLAPQALEDVKTVVCKNVAGGVREDRLTLDGFLFLNTLFIQRGRHETTWTILRRFGYGDTLELTLDYLAPPLHVPPGCSTELNHFGYQFVQRVFEKHDQDHDGSLSPVELDSFFSVFPAAPWGSQLPLEVPTEAGRLPLHGYLCQWTLVTYLDVRRCLEHLGYLGYPTLCERDSQAHAITVTREKRLDQEKGQTQRNVLLCKVVGARGVGKSAFLQAFLGRRLEDRREFPEEPAVYAINTVQVNGQEKYLILCEVSADSLLAATPDAACDVACLMFDGSDPGSFAFCASVYKRHYMDGQTPCLFVSSKADLPEGISPPGLSPAEFCRRHRLPAPAPFSCASPGKLSTAVFTRLAAMATFPHLAHGELHSTSFWLRVTLGVIGAAVTAVLSFSLYRALVKTR; from the exons CCCAGGTGGGAAAGACGTCGCTGATCCTGTCTCTCGTGGGCGAAGAGTTCCCCGCGGAG GTCCCTCCGCGAGCAGAAGAGATCACCATCCCCGCAGACGTCACCCCGGAGAAGGTGCCCACCCACATCGTGGATTACTCAG AGGCCGAGCAGACGGCGGAGGAGCTTCAGGAAGAGATTGACAAG GCAAAcgtggtgtgtgtggtgtatgaCGTGTCTGAGGAGGCTACCATCGAGAAG ATCCGCACCAAATGGATCCCACTGGTGAACGGGGGTACCGAGAGGGGCCCCAG AGTGCCCATCATCCTGGTGGGCAACAAGTCAGACCTGCGGGCGGGCAGCTCGATGGAGGCCGTGCTGCCCATCATGAGCCAGTtccctgagatcgagacctgcgTGGAG TGCTCTGCCAAGAACCTGAGAAACATCTCGGAGCTGTTCTACTACGCACAGAAGGCTGTGCTACACCCCACGGCCCCGCTCTACGACCCTGAGGCCAAGCAG CTGAGGCCCGCGTGTGTCCAGGCCCTCACGCGCATCTTCAGGCTCTCAGACCAGGACCTAGATCAGGCGCTCAGTGACGAGGAACTCAACGCGTTCCAG AAATCCTGCTTCGGGCACCCCCTGGCCCCCCAGGCCCTGGAGGACGTGAAGACGGTGGTGTGCAAGAACGTGGCGGGAGGTGTGCGGGAGGACCGGCTGACCCTGGACG GCTTCCTTTTTCTGAACACGCTGTTCATCCAGCGTGGCCGCCACGAGACCACGTGGACCATCCTGCGGCGCTTTGGCTACGGCGACACACTGGAGCTGACCCTGGACTACCTTGCTCCGCC GCTCCACGTGCCCCCCGGCTGCAGCACCGAGCTCAACCACTTCGGCTACCAGTTTGTGCAGAGGGTGTTTGAGAAGCACGATCAG GACCACGATGGCAGCCTCTCGCCTGTGGAGCTGGACAGCTTCTTCAGCGTGTTCCCAGCTGCGCCCTGGGGCTCCCAGCTGCCTCTTGAGGTCCCCACCGAGGCGGGCCGGCTGCCCCTGCACGGGTACCTCTGCCAGTGGAC CCTGGTGACCTACTTGGATGTCCGGCGCTGCCTTGAGCACCTTGGTTACTTGGGTTACCCCACTCTCTGCGAGCGGGACTCCCAGGCCCACGCCATCACAG TCACGCGTGAGAAGAGGTTGGATCAGGAGAAGGGGCAGACGCAGAGGAACGTCCTCCTGTGCAAGGTGGTGGGAGCCCGCGGAGTGGGCAAATCCGCCTTTCTGCAGGCCTTCCTCGGCCGCCGTCTGGAG GATCGCAGGGAGTTCCCCGAGGAGCCTGCCGTCTACGCCATCAACACAGTGCAGGTCAACGGGCAGGAGAAGTACCTGATA CTGTGCGAGGTGAGCGCAGACAGCCTGTTGGCCGCCACACCCGATGCTGCTTGTGACGTGGCCTGCTTGATGTTCGATGGCAGCGACCCCGGGTCCTTTGCGTTCTGTGCCAGCGTCTACAAG CGACACTACATGGATGGGCAGACCCCCTGCCTCTTCGTCTCTTCCAAGGCTGACCTGCCTGAGGGCATCTCGCCACCTGGCCTGTCGCCTGCGGAGTTCTGCCGCAGGCACCGGCTGCCCGCCCCTGCTCCGTTCTCCTGCGCCAGCCCGGGCAAGCTCAGCACCGCTGTCTTCACCCGGCTCGCTGCCATGGCCACTTTCCC ACACCTGGCCCACGGGGAGCTGCACTCTACCTCCTTCTGGCTTCGGGTGACACTGGGGGTCATCGGGGCTGCTGTCACTGCTGTTCTCAGCTTCTCACTCTACAGGGCCCTGGTGAAGACCCGATGA
- the RHOT2 gene encoding mitochondrial Rho GTPase 2 isoform X3, giving the protein MCASCSWERVGKTSLILSLVGEEFPAEVPPRAEEITIPADVTPEKVPTHIVDYSEAEQTAEELQEEIDKANVVCVVYDVSEEATIEKIRTKWIPLVNGGTERGPRVPIILVGNKSDLRAGSSMEAVLPIMSQFPEIETCVECSAKNLRNISELFYYAQKAVLHPTAPLYDPEAKQLRPACVQALTRIFRLSDQDLDQALSDEELNAFQKSCFGHPLAPQALEDVKTVVCKNVAGGVREDRLTLDGFLFLNTLFIQRGRHETTWTILRRFGYGDTLELTLDYLAPPLHVPPGCSTELNHFGYQFVQRVFEKHDQDHDGSLSPVELDSFFSVFPAAPWGSQLPLEVPTEAGRLPLHGYLCQWTLVTYLDVRRCLEHLGYLGYPTLCERDSQAHAITVTREKRLDQEKGQTQRNVLLCKVVGARGVGKSAFLQAFLGRRLEDRREFPEEPAVYAINTVQVNGQEKYLILCEVSADSLLAATPDAACDVACLMFDGSDPGSFAFCASVYKRHYMDGQTPCLFVSSKADLPEGISPPGLSPAEFCRRHRLPAPAPFSCASPGKLSTAVFTRLAAMATFPHLAHGELHSTSFWLRVTLGVIGAAVTAVLSFSLYRALVKTR; this is encoded by the exons GTGGGAAAGACGTCGCTGATCCTGTCTCTCGTGGGCGAAGAGTTCCCCGCGGAG GTCCCTCCGCGAGCAGAAGAGATCACCATCCCCGCAGACGTCACCCCGGAGAAGGTGCCCACCCACATCGTGGATTACTCAG AGGCCGAGCAGACGGCGGAGGAGCTTCAGGAAGAGATTGACAAG GCAAAcgtggtgtgtgtggtgtatgaCGTGTCTGAGGAGGCTACCATCGAGAAG ATCCGCACCAAATGGATCCCACTGGTGAACGGGGGTACCGAGAGGGGCCCCAG AGTGCCCATCATCCTGGTGGGCAACAAGTCAGACCTGCGGGCGGGCAGCTCGATGGAGGCCGTGCTGCCCATCATGAGCCAGTtccctgagatcgagacctgcgTGGAG TGCTCTGCCAAGAACCTGAGAAACATCTCGGAGCTGTTCTACTACGCACAGAAGGCTGTGCTACACCCCACGGCCCCGCTCTACGACCCTGAGGCCAAGCAG CTGAGGCCCGCGTGTGTCCAGGCCCTCACGCGCATCTTCAGGCTCTCAGACCAGGACCTAGATCAGGCGCTCAGTGACGAGGAACTCAACGCGTTCCAG AAATCCTGCTTCGGGCACCCCCTGGCCCCCCAGGCCCTGGAGGACGTGAAGACGGTGGTGTGCAAGAACGTGGCGGGAGGTGTGCGGGAGGACCGGCTGACCCTGGACG GCTTCCTTTTTCTGAACACGCTGTTCATCCAGCGTGGCCGCCACGAGACCACGTGGACCATCCTGCGGCGCTTTGGCTACGGCGACACACTGGAGCTGACCCTGGACTACCTTGCTCCGCC GCTCCACGTGCCCCCCGGCTGCAGCACCGAGCTCAACCACTTCGGCTACCAGTTTGTGCAGAGGGTGTTTGAGAAGCACGATCAG GACCACGATGGCAGCCTCTCGCCTGTGGAGCTGGACAGCTTCTTCAGCGTGTTCCCAGCTGCGCCCTGGGGCTCCCAGCTGCCTCTTGAGGTCCCCACCGAGGCGGGCCGGCTGCCCCTGCACGGGTACCTCTGCCAGTGGAC CCTGGTGACCTACTTGGATGTCCGGCGCTGCCTTGAGCACCTTGGTTACTTGGGTTACCCCACTCTCTGCGAGCGGGACTCCCAGGCCCACGCCATCACAG TCACGCGTGAGAAGAGGTTGGATCAGGAGAAGGGGCAGACGCAGAGGAACGTCCTCCTGTGCAAGGTGGTGGGAGCCCGCGGAGTGGGCAAATCCGCCTTTCTGCAGGCCTTCCTCGGCCGCCGTCTGGAG GATCGCAGGGAGTTCCCCGAGGAGCCTGCCGTCTACGCCATCAACACAGTGCAGGTCAACGGGCAGGAGAAGTACCTGATA CTGTGCGAGGTGAGCGCAGACAGCCTGTTGGCCGCCACACCCGATGCTGCTTGTGACGTGGCCTGCTTGATGTTCGATGGCAGCGACCCCGGGTCCTTTGCGTTCTGTGCCAGCGTCTACAAG CGACACTACATGGATGGGCAGACCCCCTGCCTCTTCGTCTCTTCCAAGGCTGACCTGCCTGAGGGCATCTCGCCACCTGGCCTGTCGCCTGCGGAGTTCTGCCGCAGGCACCGGCTGCCCGCCCCTGCTCCGTTCTCCTGCGCCAGCCCGGGCAAGCTCAGCACCGCTGTCTTCACCCGGCTCGCTGCCATGGCCACTTTCCC ACACCTGGCCCACGGGGAGCTGCACTCTACCTCCTTCTGGCTTCGGGTGACACTGGGGGTCATCGGGGCTGCTGTCACTGCTGTTCTCAGCTTCTCACTCTACAGGGCCCTGGTGAAGACCCGATGA
- the RHOT2 gene encoding mitochondrial Rho GTPase 2 isoform X1, with protein sequence MKRDVRILLLGEGGKDVADPVSRGRRVPRGGKSRARPHPSVSLRRDLPPSRATGTPRLFQVPPRAEEITIPADVTPEKVPTHIVDYSEAEQTAEELQEEIDKANVVCVVYDVSEEATIEKIRTKWIPLVNGGTERGPRVPIILVGNKSDLRAGSSMEAVLPIMSQFPEIETCVECSAKNLRNISELFYYAQKAVLHPTAPLYDPEAKQLRPACVQALTRIFRLSDQDLDQALSDEELNAFQKSCFGHPLAPQALEDVKTVVCKNVAGGVREDRLTLDGFLFLNTLFIQRGRHETTWTILRRFGYGDTLELTLDYLAPPLHVPPGCSTELNHFGYQFVQRVFEKHDQDHDGSLSPVELDSFFSVFPAAPWGSQLPLEVPTEAGRLPLHGYLCQWTLVTYLDVRRCLEHLGYLGYPTLCERDSQAHAITVTREKRLDQEKGQTQRNVLLCKVVGARGVGKSAFLQAFLGRRLEDRREFPEEPAVYAINTVQVNGQEKYLILCEVSADSLLAATPDAACDVACLMFDGSDPGSFAFCASVYKRHYMDGQTPCLFVSSKADLPEGISPPGLSPAEFCRRHRLPAPAPFSCASPGKLSTAVFTRLAAMATFPHLAHGELHSTSFWLRVTLGVIGAAVTAVLSFSLYRALVKTR encoded by the exons GTGGGAAAGACGTCGCTGATCCTGTCTCTCGTGGGCGAAGAGTTCCCCGCGGAGGTAAGAGCCGAGCACGGCCGCACCCCTCGGTGTCTCTCCGGCGCGACCTCCCCCCGTCCCGGGCCACCGGTACGCCGCGTCTTTTCCAGGTCCCTCCGCGAGCAGAAGAGATCACCATCCCCGCAGACGTCACCCCGGAGAAGGTGCCCACCCACATCGTGGATTACTCAG AGGCCGAGCAGACGGCGGAGGAGCTTCAGGAAGAGATTGACAAG GCAAAcgtggtgtgtgtggtgtatgaCGTGTCTGAGGAGGCTACCATCGAGAAG ATCCGCACCAAATGGATCCCACTGGTGAACGGGGGTACCGAGAGGGGCCCCAG AGTGCCCATCATCCTGGTGGGCAACAAGTCAGACCTGCGGGCGGGCAGCTCGATGGAGGCCGTGCTGCCCATCATGAGCCAGTtccctgagatcgagacctgcgTGGAG TGCTCTGCCAAGAACCTGAGAAACATCTCGGAGCTGTTCTACTACGCACAGAAGGCTGTGCTACACCCCACGGCCCCGCTCTACGACCCTGAGGCCAAGCAG CTGAGGCCCGCGTGTGTCCAGGCCCTCACGCGCATCTTCAGGCTCTCAGACCAGGACCTAGATCAGGCGCTCAGTGACGAGGAACTCAACGCGTTCCAG AAATCCTGCTTCGGGCACCCCCTGGCCCCCCAGGCCCTGGAGGACGTGAAGACGGTGGTGTGCAAGAACGTGGCGGGAGGTGTGCGGGAGGACCGGCTGACCCTGGACG GCTTCCTTTTTCTGAACACGCTGTTCATCCAGCGTGGCCGCCACGAGACCACGTGGACCATCCTGCGGCGCTTTGGCTACGGCGACACACTGGAGCTGACCCTGGACTACCTTGCTCCGCC GCTCCACGTGCCCCCCGGCTGCAGCACCGAGCTCAACCACTTCGGCTACCAGTTTGTGCAGAGGGTGTTTGAGAAGCACGATCAG GACCACGATGGCAGCCTCTCGCCTGTGGAGCTGGACAGCTTCTTCAGCGTGTTCCCAGCTGCGCCCTGGGGCTCCCAGCTGCCTCTTGAGGTCCCCACCGAGGCGGGCCGGCTGCCCCTGCACGGGTACCTCTGCCAGTGGAC CCTGGTGACCTACTTGGATGTCCGGCGCTGCCTTGAGCACCTTGGTTACTTGGGTTACCCCACTCTCTGCGAGCGGGACTCCCAGGCCCACGCCATCACAG TCACGCGTGAGAAGAGGTTGGATCAGGAGAAGGGGCAGACGCAGAGGAACGTCCTCCTGTGCAAGGTGGTGGGAGCCCGCGGAGTGGGCAAATCCGCCTTTCTGCAGGCCTTCCTCGGCCGCCGTCTGGAG GATCGCAGGGAGTTCCCCGAGGAGCCTGCCGTCTACGCCATCAACACAGTGCAGGTCAACGGGCAGGAGAAGTACCTGATA CTGTGCGAGGTGAGCGCAGACAGCCTGTTGGCCGCCACACCCGATGCTGCTTGTGACGTGGCCTGCTTGATGTTCGATGGCAGCGACCCCGGGTCCTTTGCGTTCTGTGCCAGCGTCTACAAG CGACACTACATGGATGGGCAGACCCCCTGCCTCTTCGTCTCTTCCAAGGCTGACCTGCCTGAGGGCATCTCGCCACCTGGCCTGTCGCCTGCGGAGTTCTGCCGCAGGCACCGGCTGCCCGCCCCTGCTCCGTTCTCCTGCGCCAGCCCGGGCAAGCTCAGCACCGCTGTCTTCACCCGGCTCGCTGCCATGGCCACTTTCCC ACACCTGGCCCACGGGGAGCTGCACTCTACCTCCTTCTGGCTTCGGGTGACACTGGGGGTCATCGGGGCTGCTGTCACTGCTGTTCTCAGCTTCTCACTCTACAGGGCCCTGGTGAAGACCCGATGA